One window from the genome of Alkalihalobacillus sp. LMS6 encodes:
- a CDS encoding DUF975 family protein, whose product MVSEAMQEAQRILRRNWLKAILFTGLSYVLLLLFGHHFAQIHWNDGSFSFSTFTVSTGMGLLDILNPVGSFVSSIIVFAIIDFMYGLKHREKRFFSAYLYAFKNPRLLYKGLFMTMITMGLTFLALMLVSFFMLSLLMDASTLFGILLLGGLALTFTYLYTGFAHGMYILYENPKQSFFSVIFHSFKMMRGSRFAFIGFLILFALIQALGMLALMVGLFVSLTFYHAARVGFYENVKGRSPMQTNTQRDFKKAMKEIERSSS is encoded by the coding sequence ATGGTATCAGAGGCAATGCAAGAGGCTCAGCGAATACTGAGAAGAAATTGGCTAAAAGCGATACTCTTTACGGGACTGAGCTATGTGCTTCTATTACTGTTCGGGCATCACTTTGCTCAAATACACTGGAACGATGGTTCTTTCTCGTTTAGCACGTTTACTGTATCAACAGGAATGGGGTTACTCGACATTTTGAACCCCGTTGGATCGTTTGTTTCAAGTATCATTGTGTTTGCAATTATTGATTTTATGTATGGATTAAAACATCGTGAAAAGCGCTTTTTTTCTGCTTATTTGTATGCGTTTAAGAACCCCCGCTTACTTTATAAAGGGTTGTTTATGACGATGATTACAATGGGTCTGACGTTTTTGGCGTTAATGCTGGTAAGCTTCTTTATGCTCTCATTGCTTATGGACGCTTCAACGCTTTTTGGCATTCTTTTATTAGGCGGATTGGCACTAACATTTACTTACCTTTACACTGGATTTGCGCACGGTATGTACATCTTGTATGAAAACCCGAAGCAGAGCTTTTTCTCGGTCATCTTTCATAGTTTCAAAATGATGCGCGGAAGTCGCTTTGCGTTTATTGGCTTTTTAATTTTATTTGCACTCATTCAAGCACTCGGTATGCTTGCACTCATGGTTGGTTTATTCGTTAGTTTAACGTTTTACCACGCTGCTAGAGTCGGATTTTACGAGAACGTGAAAGGCAGAAGCCCGATGCAAACCAATAC
- a CDS encoding N-acetylmuramoyl-L-alanine amidase gives MELKQDFIPTSNSNRPQTALRPTLITIHETANTSAGANADMHARYVKGADAQARQVSWHVTVDDTQAIQHLPFNEVGWHAGANGNRQSIGIEICVNRDGNFPQARANAISLVRRLMNELSIGIDSIVTHQHWTGKNCPTNLLPSWDSFLADIRDGENTNPAPPMEGRLLRVITDTLWVYNRPDWNARYTTVSRNEVFTIAEALSVNGSLMYRLKSGLYITGNPAYVALL, from the coding sequence ATGGAACTAAAACAAGATTTTATCCCAACATCAAATTCGAACCGTCCACAAACGGCTTTGCGCCCAACGCTTATTACCATTCATGAAACGGCGAATACTTCCGCCGGAGCAAATGCCGACATGCACGCCCGTTATGTAAAAGGAGCAGATGCGCAGGCGCGACAAGTGTCATGGCACGTCACAGTCGACGACACACAAGCCATTCAACATCTGCCGTTTAATGAAGTCGGATGGCATGCCGGTGCAAATGGCAATCGACAGTCAATTGGCATTGAAATTTGCGTCAATCGCGATGGGAACTTCCCGCAAGCTCGCGCGAACGCCATCTCACTCGTTCGACGCTTAATGAACGAACTATCAATTGGGATCGATTCAATTGTGACGCATCAACATTGGACAGGGAAGAATTGCCCAACAAATTTGTTGCCTTCGTGGGATTCGTTTCTTGCGGATATTCGAGATGGAGAAAACACTAATCCAGCCCCGCCAATGGAAGGGCGCTTGCTCCGCGTCATTACGGACACATTGTGGGTGTACAATCGACCAGATTGGAATGCACGCTATACAACCGTATCGCGGAATGAAGTCTTTACCATTGCTGAGGCATTATCCGTAAATGGATCACTCATGTACCGATTAAAAAGCGGCCTCTACATTACAGGAAATCCTGCTTATGTCGCGTTGTTATAG
- a CDS encoding nucleotidyltransferase domain-containing protein, with the protein MDKKMNDVITTHLMKELKPAFIIVFGSFAKGTQRNDSDIDLAFYPEDRTNPPTSYQLFIIAQELAEKVKREVDLVNLQTASTVFGAQIFHTGEVLYMNDQMVFEQQRMTTLSMYVKLNEERKEVLDQIYESGSIYEQ; encoded by the coding sequence ATGGATAAGAAGATGAACGATGTTATTACGACACATTTAATGAAAGAATTAAAGCCTGCTTTCATTATCGTTTTTGGCTCCTTCGCAAAAGGAACTCAAAGGAATGATAGCGATATTGATCTCGCATTTTATCCTGAGGATCGAACCAATCCTCCAACGTCCTACCAATTGTTTATAATTGCGCAAGAGTTAGCTGAAAAGGTTAAACGAGAAGTGGATTTAGTGAATCTTCAAACTGCCTCAACCGTATTCGGTGCACAAATTTTTCATACAGGCGAAGTGCTTTATATGAACGATCAAATGGTGTTTGAGCAGCAGCGGATGACGACGTTAAGTATGTACGTCAAATTGAATGAAGAGCGAAAAGAAGTCTTAGATCAAATTTACGAAAGCGGGTCTATTTATGAACAATGA
- a CDS encoding DUF86 domain-containing protein, translated as MNNDVLLNKITTIERCIKRIEEVYAANPEHLVDYTKQDSIVLNIQRACEASIDLAMHVVSSKKLGLPQTSREAFDLLGEFGYIHAETARKLKAMVGFRNIAVHDYQSLNLDIIKEIIENHLQDFTDYTKQLLHK; from the coding sequence ATGAACAATGATGTATTGTTAAATAAGATAACGACAATCGAGCGTTGTATAAAGCGAATTGAAGAGGTGTATGCAGCGAACCCTGAGCACTTAGTTGATTATACAAAACAAGACTCAATTGTCTTAAATATTCAGCGTGCTTGTGAAGCGTCTATTGATTTAGCTATGCACGTTGTGTCCTCCAAAAAGCTCGGATTACCTCAGACAAGTCGGGAAGCGTTTGATCTATTGGGAGAGTTTGGCTACATCCATGCAGAAACTGCCAGAAAGCTAAAAGCAATGGTTGGGTTTCGAAATATTGCAGTTCATGATTATCAATCACTGAACCTTGACATCATAAAAGAAATCATTGAAAACCATCTACAAGATTTTACCGATTACACAAAACAACTTTTACATAAATAA
- a CDS encoding hemolysin family protein: MDLSTFINLLLIVLFLALTAFFVASEFAVVKIRSSRIDQLIAEGNKKAIVAKKITQNLDYYLSACQLGITVTALGLGALGKPAVSSLMYPVFDFFNVSDAWSSAISYAVAFLLVTYLHVVIGEMAPKTLAIQFSEKMTLLLSGSLYWFGKIMYPFILTLNGASRLLLRLFGVKPLGHDQAYTEEELKIIMAQSYEGGAINKEELQYMENVFSFDEHVAKDIMVPRTEIVTIHEGMTMDELVSLMDHYNYTRYPVIEDGDKDNIIGVVNAKKMLQAIVAGKEVEIKSYIRELPFIFEATSIQDVMHKMQKEKVHMAVIIDEFGGTAGLVTMEEVIEELVGEIRDEFDMDEESDIEQVGTDEYVINGRVLLDDLEEQFGLTFTHREHVDTVGGWMLQNMKVIDEPKEAIKIELDEHVWSVVEADDHHIKKVKFMQHQPATLI; this comes from the coding sequence TTGGATTTAAGCACATTTATTAATCTCTTGCTCATTGTCCTATTTTTAGCGTTAACCGCTTTCTTCGTTGCGTCTGAATTTGCGGTCGTAAAGATCCGAAGTTCACGCATTGATCAACTGATTGCGGAAGGAAACAAAAAGGCGATTGTAGCAAAAAAAATTACGCAAAATCTTGATTATTATTTATCTGCCTGTCAGCTCGGAATTACCGTAACGGCTCTAGGATTAGGGGCACTTGGTAAACCAGCAGTAAGCAGTTTAATGTATCCCGTTTTTGACTTCTTTAATGTCTCAGATGCTTGGTCATCTGCCATTTCTTATGCGGTTGCGTTTTTACTTGTGACCTACTTGCACGTCGTCATTGGTGAGATGGCGCCTAAGACGTTGGCGATTCAGTTTTCGGAAAAAATGACCCTGCTTTTGTCTGGATCTTTGTACTGGTTTGGTAAAATCATGTACCCATTTATCCTGACATTAAATGGAGCATCGCGGTTACTATTAAGGTTGTTTGGTGTCAAGCCACTTGGCCATGATCAAGCCTACACGGAAGAAGAACTAAAAATCATTATGGCGCAAAGCTATGAAGGCGGCGCGATCAATAAAGAAGAACTTCAATATATGGAAAATGTCTTCTCATTTGACGAGCATGTGGCCAAAGATATTATGGTGCCACGTACTGAAATAGTGACGATACACGAAGGCATGACGATGGATGAGCTCGTCTCGTTAATGGATCACTACAACTATACGAGATATCCCGTCATTGAAGATGGGGACAAAGACAACATTATTGGTGTCGTAAACGCCAAAAAAATGCTTCAAGCCATTGTTGCTGGCAAGGAAGTAGAAATCAAATCTTACATTCGTGAACTTCCGTTTATTTTTGAAGCAACGAGTATTCAAGATGTGATGCACAAAATGCAAAAAGAAAAAGTGCATATGGCTGTCATTATTGATGAATTCGGTGGAACTGCTGGCCTTGTCACAATGGAAGAAGTGATTGAAGAGTTAGTTGGGGAAATCCGCGATGAATTCGATATGGATGAAGAAAGTGACATTGAACAAGTCGGAACGGACGAATACGTGATTAACGGGCGCGTATTGTTAGATGACTTAGAAGAACAATTCGGCTTAACCTTTACCCATCGTGAGCATGTGGATACGGTCGGTGGCTGGATGTTACAAAACATGAAAGTCATTGATGAGCCAAAAGAAGCCATTAAGATTGAATTAGATGAACATGTTTGGTCCGTTGTTGAAGCTGACGATCATCACATAAAGAAAGTCAAATTCATGCAACATCAACCAGCAACACTGATATAG
- a CDS encoding hemolysin family protein has protein sequence MDPIIVINLTLVALFILMTGLFVGGEFAILKVRMSRLDQLVSEGNKKAVLAKKVAHELDYYLSACQLGITITALVLGALGEPTVQNILRPVFDYYSVPDALATAMSYAIALALVTFLHVVIGELAPKTLAIQYPEKMTLLLAPPLYWFGVIMGPFIRILNGSARTLLGWFGVKPAGHETVYSEEELKLIVSDSFKSGEINQTELAYLENFFSFDGRTLNEIMIPKEQVVTLGETMEIDDILKTIDQQGYTRYPVINAEGTKVTGFVNTKEMLTSIAAGRANGIESYLHHIPRVKESLFIQDVFLKMKATRTHMVIVTNDQGELSGLVTMEDILSEIVGDMEEEDYDNVGLAT, from the coding sequence TTGGACCCAATTATTGTTATAAATCTAACCCTTGTCGCACTTTTCATCCTTATGACCGGACTTTTTGTAGGCGGAGAATTTGCGATTCTAAAGGTGCGAATGTCAAGGCTGGATCAGCTCGTTTCGGAAGGGAACAAGAAAGCGGTGCTCGCCAAAAAAGTCGCCCACGAGCTTGATTACTACCTATCTGCCTGTCAGCTAGGCATTACGATCACCGCGCTTGTGTTAGGTGCGTTAGGTGAACCAACCGTGCAAAACATTTTGCGACCTGTCTTTGATTATTACAGTGTTCCAGACGCATTAGCAACCGCTATGTCATACGCCATTGCCCTTGCACTCGTCACGTTTCTCCATGTTGTCATTGGAGAATTGGCACCGAAAACACTTGCGATCCAGTATCCTGAAAAAATGACGCTCCTGTTAGCGCCACCCCTTTACTGGTTTGGCGTCATCATGGGACCATTTATCCGAATTTTAAACGGATCCGCACGAACACTACTCGGCTGGTTTGGCGTCAAACCAGCAGGGCACGAAACCGTTTATTCAGAAGAAGAGTTGAAACTCATCGTCTCGGATAGTTTCAAAAGCGGCGAAATCAACCAAACCGAGCTAGCCTATCTGGAAAACTTTTTCTCGTTTGATGGTCGTACATTAAATGAGATCATGATTCCAAAAGAACAAGTCGTGACTTTAGGCGAAACCATGGAAATCGACGACATTCTGAAAACCATTGATCAACAAGGATATACCCGTTATCCCGTCATCAATGCGGAAGGAACGAAGGTCACAGGCTTTGTGAACACGAAAGAAATGTTAACAAGTATCGCAGCAGGCCGCGCCAACGGAATCGAGTCGTACTTGCACCACATTCCACGTGTGAAAGAATCCTTGTTCATCCAAGATGTCTTTTTGAAGATGAAAGCAACCCGCACCCACATGGTGATTGTAACCAATGACCAAGGTGAATTAAGCGGTCTTGTGACGATGGAAGACATTCTAAGTGAAATTGTCGGCGACATGGAAGAAGAAGACTACGACAATGTCGGTCTCGCCACGTAA
- a CDS encoding GIY-YIG nuclease family protein: MPNERTAMMYFPDSTYASSLKVVQELTSQIRGFYFKKSLLAEVEKLEHANNYAVYFLISDVEEPSIYIGQSVHGIKRLKEHLKQKDFWQFGILFVTDNNSFDKQLIDYLEYEFIQRFNASTYIVENRDMRINKPNVNWYMRATMNTFAGQIAFLLESLGVTIKQAEQVGSDEEKRIYYPAEKNHPATIYLHDGQFVITKGSTVLYPQEKLKNYKDEGRLYQKLQAKMKQLIEANQAEPIDDKSARLTEDIACPSPSYAADLCSGASKNGWEYWQGLKEERERLG; this comes from the coding sequence ATGCCAAACGAACGAACCGCAATGATGTATTTTCCAGATTCAACCTACGCATCTTCTTTAAAAGTGGTGCAGGAGTTAACGAGCCAGATTCGTGGCTTTTATTTTAAAAAGAGCCTTTTAGCAGAAGTAGAGAAACTAGAGCATGCCAACAACTATGCCGTTTATTTCCTCATCTCGGATGTCGAAGAACCAAGCATTTACATCGGTCAATCGGTACACGGCATTAAACGATTAAAAGAACACTTAAAGCAAAAAGACTTCTGGCAGTTCGGCATCTTATTTGTGACCGACAACAATAGCTTTGATAAACAATTGATTGATTATCTCGAATACGAATTTATTCAGCGTTTTAACGCGTCAACTTACATTGTTGAGAACCGGGACATGCGCATTAATAAGCCAAATGTCAACTGGTACATGAGGGCGACCATGAACACATTTGCTGGCCAAATTGCATTTTTACTAGAGTCGCTTGGTGTAACGATCAAACAAGCTGAGCAGGTAGGGTCTGATGAAGAAAAGCGTATTTATTACCCGGCCGAAAAAAACCATCCTGCTACCATCTATCTTCACGATGGACAATTTGTCATTACAAAGGGTTCTACCGTCCTGTATCCACAAGAAAAATTAAAAAACTATAAGGACGAAGGGAGACTCTATCAGAAATTACAGGCAAAAATGAAGCAACTCATTGAAGCGAATCAAGCTGAGCCTATCGACGACAAATCCGCTCGCTTAACAGAAGACATTGCCTGTCCAAGTCCAAGCTATGCAGCTGATCTATGTAGCGGTGCGTCAAAAAATGGCTGGGAATATTGGCAAGGATTAAAGGAAGAGCGAGAGAGGTTGGGGTGA
- a CDS encoding aldo/keto reductase, protein MEHKNALLTEKIGFGTAPLGNMFRDVPEEEAQATIEAAWDAGVRYYDTAPFYGAGLAELRLGKFLSKQNRDDYVLSTKVGRVIEDETEIKEGLFKEGLFTNGRTNKITTEYSAEATHTSIDQSMERLQTNRLDFVFVHDLSPDFLGDEWIAKFEEARTGAFLVLDDLKKQGVIKGWGLGVNTTIPIELALQLKEVHPTINLQATQYTLLDHEDTLRRMMPEVEQSKSSIVVGAPYSSGALLGGDYYNYGEVPSSVQTKINKLTEVAESHGVSLKAAALQFSSAHPAVAAVIPGSTRPDRINEDLEALRETIPEAFWQELIEKQLISAVAPLPL, encoded by the coding sequence ATGGAACATAAAAACGCATTACTGACGGAAAAGATAGGATTTGGAACTGCACCACTTGGCAATATGTTTCGTGATGTTCCGGAAGAAGAAGCACAGGCGACGATAGAAGCGGCTTGGGATGCAGGCGTTCGCTATTATGACACAGCACCATTTTATGGGGCAGGACTTGCCGAGCTTCGTTTAGGGAAGTTTCTTTCCAAACAAAACAGAGATGACTACGTGTTAAGCACAAAGGTCGGTCGCGTCATTGAAGACGAAACTGAGATAAAAGAAGGACTCTTTAAAGAAGGACTCTTTACGAATGGCCGAACCAATAAAATAACAACTGAATACTCTGCGGAAGCTACGCACACTTCCATTGATCAAAGCATGGAAAGACTACAGACCAACCGCCTAGACTTTGTGTTCGTGCACGATCTGTCACCTGATTTTCTTGGAGACGAATGGATTGCCAAGTTTGAAGAAGCACGAACAGGTGCGTTCCTTGTTCTGGACGACTTAAAGAAACAAGGAGTCATAAAAGGATGGGGACTCGGCGTAAACACCACCATTCCCATTGAGCTTGCCCTTCAGCTTAAAGAAGTGCATCCAACCATTAACTTGCAAGCAACTCAGTACACGCTTCTTGATCATGAAGACACTCTTCGCAGAATGATGCCGGAAGTCGAGCAATCAAAATCATCCATTGTTGTAGGCGCACCTTACAGTTCCGGAGCCCTACTTGGCGGCGATTATTATAATTATGGCGAGGTCCCGTCATCCGTTCAAACGAAAATAAACAAATTAACAGAAGTAGCCGAGTCTCACGGCGTCAGCCTAAAAGCAGCAGCGCTCCAATTTTCATCGGCTCATCCAGCTGTAGCGGCAGTCATTCCTGGATCAACCCGACCTGATCGCATTAACGAAGACCTCGAAGCCTTACGAGAGACAATTCCAGAAGCATTCTGGCAAGAATTAATAGAAAAACAACTCATCTCAGCGGTTGCGCCATTGCCGTTGTAA
- a CDS encoding DNA sulfur modification protein DndB encodes MLFEHVKNRNYLAFQAQYSKQFYSNVITFQAKAKDILNFLNIDREVQRDLDPSKITSLTKYIRHGLSGNDIYFSPLIFSARGNGKFECEEFKLTLNEKLTILDGQHRIQAFKVLRERLEGQDEFFEEYNKLIEFPLTVQIYENLNITQERQLFSDINSNSSPISKTLMLAYGEGGLYGSLVREVIERHPAIPYDSFEVRARSTTKKLMTLGTLKMISTTLNDGRINESDGAFKINKVNYENYKCRVEKYLTLLIKYAPEGKLNRERFVILNPAVLSGIALFINQNMYKEDMEILFRKTVGIIDWTHSNKNLIGLANKRSNIKGTLTFNSNKRTIKEVTDFLTDIYKKGVRI; translated from the coding sequence ATGTTATTCGAGCATGTGAAAAATAGGAATTATCTAGCTTTCCAAGCGCAATATTCAAAACAGTTTTATAGTAATGTTATTACGTTTCAAGCAAAAGCCAAAGATATATTAAACTTCTTAAATATTGACAGAGAAGTTCAAAGGGATCTTGATCCGAGCAAGATAACATCATTAACTAAGTATATTAGACATGGGTTAAGTGGTAACGATATCTATTTTTCACCACTTATTTTTTCTGCAAGAGGTAACGGTAAATTTGAGTGTGAAGAATTTAAGCTCACATTAAACGAGAAGCTAACTATTTTAGATGGTCAACATAGAATCCAAGCTTTCAAAGTGCTAAGAGAGAGACTAGAGGGGCAGGATGAATTTTTTGAAGAATATAACAAATTGATAGAGTTTCCTCTAACCGTCCAAATTTATGAAAACTTAAATATAACGCAGGAAAGACAATTATTTAGTGATATCAATAGTAATAGTTCACCGATTAGTAAAACCCTTATGCTTGCTTATGGTGAAGGAGGGTTATATGGCAGTTTAGTAAGGGAAGTGATAGAAAGACATCCAGCAATACCATACGATAGTTTTGAAGTTCGTGCAAGGTCAACTACAAAGAAACTCATGACATTAGGGACGCTAAAGATGATTTCAACGACTTTAAATGACGGAAGAATTAATGAGAGTGATGGTGCTTTTAAAATAAATAAGGTTAATTACGAGAATTATAAATGTCGTGTTGAAAAATATCTAACGCTTTTAATTAAGTACGCACCTGAAGGGAAATTAAATAGAGAAAGATTTGTAATTTTAAATCCTGCCGTACTTTCTGGAATCGCTCTATTCATAAATCAGAACATGTATAAAGAAGATATGGAAATACTATTTAGGAAGACAGTAGGAATTATTGATTGGACCCATTCTAATAAGAATTTAATTGGTTTAGCAAATAAGCGTAGTAATATCAAAGGAACATTGACTTTCAATTCAAACAAAAGAACTATTAAAGAAGTAACTGATTTTTTGACTGATATCTACAAAAAAGGTGTGAGAATATGA
- a CDS encoding DNA sulfur modification protein DndB has translation MSIYLKGSILPMANENAGIMSTQIPIDIALKFSTLDKTVNRDLSYNRFPNIVKYIKQGSEELGIYFPAFVFSFRGDLNQVDVGMQKLRLENENDLVIIDGQHRLKALDQFYLGELNNINLNNSNFESSITAQIYIGLTIEQERNLFIDINSKSKKVTNSLITKYDSRDIMNILTTDLYKISSHVRSLGIQFDKSRVYRPRDTEFTTSVKFKIFLSIILFGKNSLNSADLHLIRNNYDETLNLLAKFFDVFVHAIPVVPGDISKFSLGDDSMQKALANYLFKTITIDGNFLMWVGNWEDEVKAISDFNWSINNPVLKSLYTDNYVGSNKQHFYSLNNSLIGELESIITNKLE, from the coding sequence ATGAGTATTTATTTAAAAGGGTCTATACTTCCAATGGCTAACGAAAATGCGGGGATTATGTCTACACAAATTCCTATTGATATAGCTTTAAAATTCTCAACTTTAGATAAGACTGTAAATAGAGATCTATCTTATAATAGGTTTCCGAATATTGTTAAATATATAAAGCAGGGAAGCGAAGAACTTGGAATTTATTTTCCTGCGTTTGTTTTTTCATTTAGAGGAGACCTAAATCAAGTAGATGTTGGTATGCAAAAACTGCGCTTAGAAAATGAGAATGATTTAGTGATAATTGATGGTCAGCATAGATTAAAAGCTCTAGATCAGTTTTATCTAGGAGAGTTAAATAATATTAATTTGAACAATTCTAACTTCGAGAGTAGTATAACTGCACAAATTTATATTGGATTAACAATAGAACAAGAACGCAATTTGTTCATAGATATTAATTCAAAGTCAAAAAAAGTAACAAATTCACTAATTACTAAATATGACTCTAGGGACATAATGAACATTTTGACTACTGATCTTTACAAAATATCTTCACATGTTAGGTCACTGGGAATCCAATTTGATAAATCTAGAGTGTATAGACCGAGAGATACGGAGTTTACAACAAGTGTTAAATTTAAAATATTCTTATCAATAATATTATTTGGTAAAAATTCGCTTAATTCGGCGGATCTTCATTTAATAAGAAACAATTATGATGAAACCTTGAACTTACTTGCTAAGTTTTTTGACGTGTTTGTGCATGCAATCCCTGTGGTGCCGGGTGATATTAGTAAGTTTTCACTCGGTGATGATTCAATGCAGAAAGCTTTAGCTAATTACCTGTTTAAGACAATCACTATTGACGGTAATTTTTTAATGTGGGTTGGTAATTGGGAGGATGAAGTAAAAGCAATATCTGATTTTAATTGGTCTATAAATAATCCTGTATTAAAATCCCTGTATACAGATAATTATGTCGGTAGCAATAAACAACATTTTTATTCTTTAAACAACTCCTTAATAGGCGAATTAGAGTCAATCATAACAAATAAATTGGAGTGA